In a single window of the Deinococcus aetherius genome:
- a CDS encoding ArsR/SmtB family transcription factor: MTALAIPSVLDQLKALSHEIRYALVQHLAQGERCVCDLEALLELPQSKVSYHLGILRDAELVTSEQRGKNTYYTLRQDQLFQLGGALLTEIFAGGAHLTHQTKSIC, encoded by the coding sequence GTGACCGCCCTGGCCATCCCCAGTGTGCTTGACCAGCTCAAGGCCCTTTCCCACGAAATCCGCTACGCCCTGGTGCAGCACCTCGCGCAGGGTGAGCGCTGCGTCTGTGACCTGGAGGCCCTGCTGGAACTGCCCCAGTCTAAGGTGTCCTACCACCTCGGCATCCTGCGCGACGCCGAGCTCGTCACGTCTGAGCAGCGGGGCAAGAACACCTACTACACCCTGCGCCAGGACCAACTCTTTCAGTTGGGTGGGGCACTGTTGACCGAGATTTTCGCGGGCGGGGCGCACTTGACCCATCAAACAAAATCCATATGCTGA
- a CDS encoding helix-turn-helix domain-containing protein yields MTISHDTLFRVWEAASEAVDGLLAPIETEERHAAALHLLEAVWEAKAEHPKLGSLLGLLSGHIAAYEEAVSPMPASPPYRLLAFLMEQQAVTVVALAQATGIDREELGRLLSGGQELTLAQVRALAEHLHVSPAVFL; encoded by the coding sequence ATGACCATCAGCCATGACACCCTCTTCAGGGTTTGGGAAGCCGCCTCTGAAGCGGTTGACGGTCTGCTTGCTCCCATTGAGACGGAAGAGCGGCACGCCGCTGCTCTGCACCTGTTGGAGGCCGTGTGGGAGGCCAAGGCGGAGCACCCGAAGTTGGGCAGCCTGCTGGGCCTGCTCTCCGGGCACATCGCTGCCTATGAGGAGGCGGTTTCCCCCATGCCCGCCTCCCCACCGTACCGCCTCCTCGCCTTCCTGATGGAGCAGCAAGCTGTCACCGTAGTCGCCCTGGCGCAGGCCACGGGCATCGACCGTGAGGAGCTGGGCCGCCTGCTCTCCGGTGGGCAGGAACTCACCCTGGCGCAGGTACGCGCGCTGGCGGAACACCTGCACGTCAGCCCGGCAGTCTTCCTGTAG
- a CDS encoding type II toxin-antitoxin system HicB family antitoxin, which translates to MPSYLCVIEGPTDEVPNWGGYTVDLRVSTTGQSRDEVLQLLQEGMALHIEWLQEDGVEVPAPTTTEAEHRAALEADEDPEISNLNGVEFLMLKPISPTPENHDHQP; encoded by the coding sequence ATGCCGAGTTACCTGTGTGTCATTGAGGGGCCAACCGATGAAGTGCCCAACTGGGGCGGCTACACCGTCGACCTCAGGGTCAGCACCACGGGGCAAAGCCGTGACGAGGTGCTCCAGCTCCTTCAAGAAGGGATGGCCCTTCACATCGAGTGGTTGCAGGAGGACGGCGTGGAGGTGCCTGCCCCAACAACCACGGAGGCCGAGCACCGGGCGGCGCTGGAAGCGGATGAAGACCCAGAGATCAGCAACCTTAACGGCGTCGAGTTCCTGATGCTTAAGCCCATTTCCCCGACCCCAGAGAACCATGACCATCAGCCATGA
- a CDS encoding class I SAM-dependent DNA methyltransferase gives MNPAEFAAKWRVLAPRVSERAGYSEHYRDVTALLGESTPSSDLTGDSYAFEKHVKKAGTGETGFADVFLRDHFVWEYKAGGKSLGKALQQALLYARELGNPPLLVVSDFQVIEIHTNFTASSPRTIRITLDDIERDAPVSGDLTALSALRALFRDLSKLDPRQLRERVTQDATARIGQVAQALTTRGTAQVEAAHFLMRLVFAMFSEDVGLLPRGLLTKVLKRAREHPERSQGYFQELFTAMQHGGEFWGEDVPHINGGLYEDGFALPITREDADALLAASTLDWSQVEPAIFGSLFEASLDAATRSKRGAHYTAVRDIVRVTDPVLMQPLRREWEAVKAQAEALSKKRGGKLAALEAVQAFHTRLSQVTVLDPACGSGNFLVVALGQLLDLEQEVRSLGFELGAGPFAMPPLVHPRQLRGIEVEAFAHELASVSVWIAHLQYQAAHGSHWETPVLQRLDNIQRRDALLNPDGTEAAWPEVEFIVGNPPFLGEKKQGPALGLPYVGQLRKAYQGRVPASSDLVCYWFEKARASVEYGPTRRAGLISTNSINMPGNRRVLERINDAGAIFRAWPNLPWLQDGAAVRVAAVCFDDGSETERVLGHLEAEGTPAEREVLTPVPAIHANLSAGADVTSAARLPENAGLSFQGVKLAGAFDLPGTTARAWLTLPNPDGADNADVLRPLLNGDDLVDVRGDTWVIDFASRTEEEAARYLVPFAHVVEHVKPVRANNNRKSRRERYWQLGEVMPAMRRALAPLSRYLATSIVAKHRAFVWCEARDLPSGRLVVVASNQDWMYGVLNSRVHVLWANANSSTHGKGNDLTYTSTTCFETFPLPEWTPTAQTCVAEAARFLETARTAMKAQGHTLTGMLNALSEVQDSTSPAYTLKLAQERLDEAMATAYDWEWPLPEAEVLARLLALNGERAQPREAVTA, from the coding sequence GTGAACCCCGCCGAATTCGCCGCCAAGTGGCGCGTGCTGGCCCCCAGAGTGAGTGAGAGGGCCGGGTATTCCGAGCACTACCGGGACGTGACGGCCCTGTTGGGCGAGTCCACCCCCAGCAGCGACCTGACCGGGGACAGCTACGCCTTTGAGAAACACGTCAAAAAGGCGGGCACCGGGGAGACGGGCTTTGCCGACGTGTTCCTGCGCGATCATTTCGTGTGGGAGTACAAAGCCGGCGGGAAAAGCCTCGGCAAGGCCCTCCAGCAAGCTCTGCTGTACGCCCGCGAGCTGGGCAACCCGCCGCTGCTGGTTGTCAGCGACTTCCAGGTCATCGAGATCCACACCAACTTCACCGCCAGCAGTCCCCGGACCATCCGCATTACGCTGGACGACATTGAGCGCGACGCGCCGGTCAGCGGGGACCTCACCGCGCTGTCCGCCCTGCGCGCCCTGTTCCGGGACCTCAGCAAGCTCGACCCCCGCCAGCTCCGCGAGCGCGTTACCCAGGACGCCACCGCCCGCATTGGGCAGGTCGCGCAGGCCCTCACCACGCGGGGCACCGCCCAGGTGGAGGCCGCCCACTTCCTGATGCGCCTGGTCTTCGCTATGTTCAGTGAGGACGTGGGCCTGCTGCCACGCGGGCTGCTAACCAAGGTGCTCAAGCGCGCCCGCGAGCACCCGGAGCGCAGCCAGGGGTACTTCCAGGAGCTGTTCACGGCCATGCAGCACGGCGGGGAGTTCTGGGGAGAGGACGTGCCCCACATCAACGGCGGCCTGTACGAGGACGGCTTTGCCCTCCCCATCACCCGTGAGGACGCGGACGCCCTGCTGGCCGCCTCCACCCTGGACTGGTCGCAGGTGGAGCCCGCCATCTTTGGCTCGCTTTTCGAGGCCAGTTTGGACGCGGCGACGCGCAGCAAGCGCGGCGCGCACTACACCGCCGTCCGCGACATCGTGCGGGTGACGGACCCGGTGCTCATGCAACCCCTCCGGCGGGAGTGGGAGGCCGTGAAGGCGCAGGCAGAAGCCCTGAGCAAGAAGCGCGGGGGCAAGCTGGCCGCCCTGGAGGCCGTGCAAGCCTTCCACACCCGGTTAAGTCAGGTGACAGTGCTCGACCCGGCCTGCGGCAGCGGCAACTTTCTGGTCGTGGCCCTGGGGCAGCTCCTGGACCTGGAGCAGGAGGTCCGCTCCCTGGGCTTTGAGCTAGGGGCTGGACCCTTTGCCATGCCGCCCCTGGTGCACCCCCGGCAGCTCCGGGGCATCGAGGTGGAAGCCTTTGCCCATGAGCTGGCCAGCGTCTCCGTCTGGATCGCGCATCTTCAATACCAAGCCGCCCACGGCTCGCACTGGGAGACGCCCGTCCTCCAGCGGCTGGACAACATCCAGCGCCGGGACGCCCTGCTGAACCCGGACGGCACGGAAGCGGCGTGGCCAGAGGTGGAGTTTATTGTAGGCAACCCCCCATTTTTGGGGGAGAAGAAGCAGGGGCCTGCGCTGGGGCTGCCCTACGTGGGGCAGCTCCGCAAGGCGTACCAGGGGCGCGTCCCCGCTAGCAGCGACCTCGTCTGCTACTGGTTCGAGAAGGCCCGCGCCTCCGTCGAGTACGGCCCCACACGCCGGGCGGGCCTGATCAGCACCAACAGCATCAACATGCCCGGCAACCGCCGCGTGCTGGAGCGCATCAATGACGCGGGGGCCATCTTCCGCGCGTGGCCCAACCTGCCCTGGTTGCAGGACGGGGCCGCCGTGCGGGTGGCCGCCGTGTGTTTTGACGACGGCAGCGAGACGGAGCGCGTCCTGGGCCACCTGGAGGCGGAAGGCACCCCGGCGGAGCGGGAAGTCCTGACGCCCGTCCCCGCTATCCACGCCAACCTCTCCGCCGGAGCAGATGTGACCAGCGCGGCGCGCCTCCCGGAGAACGCGGGACTGAGCTTCCAGGGCGTGAAGCTGGCCGGAGCCTTTGATCTGCCCGGCACCACGGCCCGCGCCTGGCTGACCCTGCCCAACCCGGACGGGGCGGACAACGCGGATGTGCTGCGGCCCCTGCTCAACGGCGACGACCTCGTGGACGTGCGCGGGGACACCTGGGTGATCGACTTTGCCAGCCGCACGGAGGAGGAAGCCGCCCGCTACCTCGTGCCCTTTGCCCATGTGGTCGAGCATGTGAAGCCCGTCCGGGCCAACAACAACCGGAAGTCCAGGCGGGAGCGCTACTGGCAGCTTGGGGAAGTGATGCCCGCCATGCGCCGCGCTCTAGCCCCCCTCTCCCGCTACCTCGCCACCTCCATCGTCGCCAAGCACCGGGCCTTCGTGTGGTGTGAGGCGCGGGACCTCCCCTCCGGGCGGCTGGTGGTGGTGGCCAGTAACCAGGACTGGATGTACGGGGTGCTGAACAGCCGCGTGCACGTCCTGTGGGCCAACGCCAACTCCAGCACACACGGCAAGGGCAATGACCTGACCTACACCTCGACCACCTGCTTTGAGACGTTCCCCCTCCCGGAGTGGACGCCCACTGCCCAGACCTGTGTGGCGGAGGCCGCCCGGTTCCTGGAGACGGCACGGACGGCCATGAAGGCGCAGGGACACACCCTCACGGGGATGCTGAATGCCCTCTCTGAGGTCCAGGACAGCACTTCCCCGGCTTACACCCTCAAGCTGGCCCAGGAGCGGCTTGATGAGGCTATGGCTACCGCCTACGACTGGGAGTGGCCCCTGCCGGAAGCGGAGGTGCTGGCGCGCCTGCTGGCGCTGAACGGGGAGCGGGCTCAGCCTAGAGAGGCAGTGACGGCGTGA
- a CDS encoding helix-turn-helix transcriptional regulator produces MAVPRRIRPRPERPPHDEELQKWLGQRIKAVRNAVDMNQDDFAYVVGVQRSYIGLIENGKRDLRVSTLQRIASAFDLQVHELLDPDFVLDPAQLKGEQSG; encoded by the coding sequence ATGGCAGTCCCACGGCGCATCCGTCCCCGTCCCGAACGTCCACCCCACGACGAGGAGCTTCAGAAGTGGCTGGGGCAGCGGATCAAGGCTGTGCGGAACGCCGTGGACATGAATCAGGACGACTTTGCCTACGTGGTGGGCGTGCAGCGCAGCTATATCGGGCTGATCGAGAACGGGAAGCGCGACCTAAGGGTCAGCACGCTCCAGCGCATCGCCTCCGCCTTTGACCTTCAGGTTCATGAGTTGCTGGACCCGGACTTTGTGCTGGACCCCGCCCAGCTCAAGGGGGAGCAGTCAGGGTAG
- a CDS encoding helix-turn-helix domain-containing protein has translation MCLCEHLQLSQTNVPLPHQGANMTQLIDNQDPPQRLTIPFEEARLLVGVGRNTMYRLLNNGTIRCVRAGRKILIPLSAIEEFINGKH, from the coding sequence ATGTGCCTTTGTGAGCACCTCCAGCTTAGCCAAACCAACGTGCCTTTGCCCCACCAAGGAGCCAACATGACGCAGTTAATCGATAACCAAGACCCCCCTCAACGTCTCACCATCCCTTTTGAGGAGGCCCGCCTCCTAGTGGGCGTTGGGCGGAACACTATGTATCGACTGCTCAACAACGGCACCATCCGCTGTGTCCGTGCAGGCAGGAAAATTCTGATCCCGCTCAGCGCTATTGAAGAGTTTATAAATGGAAAGCATTGA
- a CDS encoding helix-turn-helix domain-containing protein, which translates to MTHAPTPPRLAFTREEACAMLGGISLPTLDKLISSGRLKVVRLKRRVLVPLTSLEDFLLSNS; encoded by the coding sequence ATGACACACGCCCCCACGCCGCCCCGTCTTGCCTTCACCCGAGAGGAGGCTTGCGCCATGCTGGGCGGCATCAGCCTCCCTACCTTGGATAAGTTGATCTCCTCCGGGAGGCTCAAGGTCGTGCGCCTCAAACGGCGCGTCTTGGTTCCGCTCACCTCACTGGAGGATTTCTTGCTTTCTAACTCCTGA
- the trxB gene encoding thioredoxin-disulfide reductase, which yields MTSVPQDYDVVIVGGGPAGLTAAIYTGRANLRTLILEKGLPGGQIAQTEDVENYPGFPEPISGMELSQRMVQQAEKFGARIEMDEVEGIECMPGEHGHTFTVRGYGGTYRARSVILATGANPKRLNVPGEEHFWGKGVSTCATCDGFFYRGKKVVVIGGGDAAVEEGLFLTKFAEEVTLIHRRDTLRANKVAQARALASPKMRFIWDTVVEEIQGEDSVTGVRLKNLKTGEVQDMPTDGVFVFIGHVPNTDFVRDTVKLREDGYVEVEGEIYTSVPLLFAAGDVSDYVYRQLATSVGAGTRAAMSAERALAALEVEQGTVAADD from the coding sequence ATGACGAGCGTCCCTCAAGACTACGACGTGGTGATTGTCGGCGGCGGGCCCGCCGGGCTGACGGCAGCCATCTACACCGGCCGGGCCAACCTCAGAACCCTGATCCTCGAAAAAGGGCTGCCCGGCGGCCAGATCGCTCAAACCGAGGACGTGGAGAACTACCCGGGCTTCCCAGAGCCCATCAGCGGCATGGAACTCTCGCAGCGCATGGTGCAGCAGGCCGAGAAGTTCGGCGCGCGAATCGAGATGGACGAGGTGGAGGGCATCGAGTGCATGCCGGGCGAGCACGGCCACACCTTCACCGTGCGGGGGTACGGCGGCACCTACCGCGCCCGCAGCGTGATTCTCGCCACCGGAGCCAACCCCAAGCGACTCAACGTGCCCGGCGAGGAGCACTTCTGGGGCAAGGGCGTGTCCACCTGCGCCACCTGCGACGGTTTCTTCTACCGGGGCAAGAAGGTCGTGGTGATCGGCGGCGGCGACGCGGCGGTCGAGGAGGGCCTGTTTCTGACCAAGTTCGCCGAGGAGGTCACCCTGATCCACCGCCGGGACACCCTGCGCGCGAACAAGGTCGCCCAGGCCCGCGCCCTTGCCAGCCCCAAGATGCGGTTTATCTGGGACACCGTGGTCGAGGAGATTCAGGGCGAGGACAGCGTGACCGGCGTTCGCCTCAAGAATCTCAAGACGGGTGAGGTACAGGACATGCCCACCGACGGCGTGTTCGTCTTCATCGGGCACGTGCCGAACACCGACTTCGTGCGGGACACGGTGAAGCTGCGCGAGGACGGCTACGTCGAGGTCGAAGGCGAAATCTACACCAGCGTGCCCCTGCTCTTCGCGGCGGGCGACGTGTCGGACTATGTGTACCGCCAGCTCGCCACCAGCGTGGGCGCCGGGACCCGGGCCGCCATGAGCGCCGAGCGGGCCCTCGCCGCGCTGGAGGTCGAGCAGGGGACGGTGGCGGCGGACGACTGA
- a CDS encoding HD domain-containing protein — MPAPSFPTRLSRKVRGYAGKVGRLTRSLSPAHVHPDDGWATSHLTPAERRVYLGMDPRDREHACRVARHLLRDHPRSAPELVAAALLHDCGKSIRPYRVAERVLVGLVPNRLARVVPLGPLAVRAYHPELGAELLARVGARPRVARLVARHHHAGGDPDAALLHHYDDLE, encoded by the coding sequence ATGCCCGCCCCCAGTTTCCCCACCCGGTTGAGCCGCAAGGTCCGGGGGTACGCGGGCAAGGTCGGGCGGCTCACCCGCAGCCTGAGCCCGGCCCACGTCCACCCCGACGACGGCTGGGCCACCTCGCACCTCACCCCCGCCGAGCGGCGCGTGTACCTGGGCATGGACCCCCGCGACCGCGAGCACGCCTGCCGGGTGGCCCGCCACCTCCTGCGCGATCACCCGCGCTCGGCGCCCGAACTTGTGGCCGCCGCCCTGCTCCACGACTGCGGCAAGAGCATCCGCCCGTACCGGGTGGCCGAGCGGGTGCTGGTGGGCCTGGTGCCCAACCGCCTCGCCCGGGTCGTGCCGCTGGGACCCCTCGCCGTGCGCGCCTACCATCCCGAACTCGGGGCCGAACTCCTCGCCCGGGTGGGAGCGCGGCCCCGCGTCGCCCGCCTCGTCGCCCGTCACCACCACGCAGGGGGCGACCCCGACGCGGCGCTGCTACACCACTACGACGACCTGGAGTGA
- a CDS encoding MFS transporter: MRATQVKHRFARDPVTWGAYLLLGYFAFLLNVLGPLLPFLREELGLSYAQASLHTSAFAVGLLIASVTADRLGCRFGARAVLWCGAAGMAAGGLLLAAAPNFPLSVLGALVMGTLGSMTLVQVSAVLARRHGERRPQAFAEANAVASVCSVLPPLAVGGVVAAGLGWRGVLWFAAGLLAVLAGVFARVGFGRPGGPEARAREALPARYWRLWAVLLLVVAVEFGVAFWAADFLSGVAGLTRAGAATAVSAFLLAMLLGRLAGGALLSRLPARRVVALSLIVALLGFPVYWLVPVAAVRILGLFVTGLGVANLYPALLSLAVGTAPGREDVASARAALASGLAILLAPFLLGALADASSLFLAQAVVPALLVLAGGALGWAGRGEGRGTPSGP; encoded by the coding sequence GTGAGGGCAACGCAGGTCAAGCACCGTTTCGCGCGTGACCCGGTCACCTGGGGCGCCTATCTGCTCCTGGGTTACTTCGCCTTCCTCCTGAACGTCCTGGGGCCGCTGCTGCCCTTCCTGCGGGAGGAGCTGGGCCTGAGTTACGCACAGGCGAGCCTGCACACCAGCGCCTTCGCGGTGGGCCTTCTGATCGCCAGCGTGACCGCCGACCGGCTGGGGTGCCGCTTTGGGGCCAGGGCCGTGCTGTGGTGCGGGGCGGCGGGGATGGCGGCAGGCGGGCTGCTCCTCGCGGCGGCGCCGAACTTCCCCCTCAGCGTGCTGGGCGCGCTCGTCATGGGAACGCTGGGGTCGATGACCCTAGTCCAGGTGTCGGCGGTGCTCGCGCGGCGGCATGGCGAGAGGCGACCCCAGGCCTTTGCGGAGGCCAACGCCGTGGCGAGCGTGTGCAGCGTCCTCCCGCCCCTCGCCGTCGGGGGGGTGGTGGCCGCCGGGCTGGGCTGGCGGGGCGTGCTGTGGTTCGCGGCGGGGCTCCTCGCGGTGCTGGCCGGGGTGTTCGCCCGGGTGGGCTTCGGTCGGCCGGGTGGGCCGGAAGCCCGGGCCCGCGAAGCCCTGCCCGCCCGCTACTGGCGCCTCTGGGCGGTCCTCCTGCTCGTGGTGGCGGTGGAGTTCGGGGTCGCCTTCTGGGCAGCCGACTTCCTGAGCGGCGTTGCCGGTCTGACGCGGGCCGGGGCGGCCACCGCCGTGAGCGCCTTCCTGCTGGCGATGCTCCTGGGGAGGCTGGCGGGCGGCGCGCTGCTCTCCCGTCTGCCCGCCCGGCGGGTGGTGGCCCTCTCGCTGATCGTCGCGCTGCTGGGCTTCCCGGTCTACTGGCTCGTCCCGGTGGCCGCCGTCCGGATCCTGGGCCTGTTCGTCACCGGGCTGGGCGTGGCGAACCTCTACCCGGCGCTGCTCTCCCTTGCGGTGGGCACGGCGCCGGGCCGTGAGGACGTGGCGAGCGCCCGGGCGGCGCTGGCCTCGGGCCTTGCCATCCTGCTCGCGCCCTTCCTGCTTGGGGCCCTCGCCGATGCCTCCTCGCTCTTTCTGGCCCAGGCGGTCGTGCCCGCGCTGCTCGTGCTCGCCGGGGGGGCGCTGGGGTGGGCCGGGCGGGGGGAGGGACGCGGCACGCCTTCGGGCCCTTGA
- a CDS encoding MarR family winged helix-turn-helix transcriptional regulator, which produces MTQTPEPPIHDLDTMLCFNLYVASRSMVMAYRPLLEPLGLTYPQYLVMLALWNAPHPPTVKALGEWLHLDSGTLSPLLKRLEAAGHLKRHRRASDERELEVTLTPQGRALRDQAADVPRLIGERVGLNDRQTRELIGLLRLVIGNLDEQG; this is translated from the coding sequence ATGACGCAGACCCCCGAACCCCCCATCCATGACCTCGACACCATGCTGTGCTTCAACCTGTACGTGGCGTCGCGCAGCATGGTGATGGCGTACCGTCCCCTCCTCGAACCCCTGGGCCTGACCTACCCGCAGTACCTCGTGATGCTGGCCCTCTGGAACGCCCCCCACCCCCCCACCGTCAAGGCCCTCGGCGAGTGGCTGCACCTCGACTCCGGCACCCTCTCGCCCCTCCTCAAGCGCCTGGAGGCCGCCGGGCACCTGAAACGTCACCGCCGCGCCAGCGACGAGCGCGAGCTGGAGGTGACGTTGACCCCCCAGGGACGGGCCCTGCGCGACCAGGCCGCCGACGTGCCCCGCCTTATCGGCGAGCGGGTGGGGCTGAACGACCGGCAGACGCGGGAGCTGATCGGGCTGCTGCGGTTGGTCATCGGGAATCTGGACGAGCAGGGTTAG
- a CDS encoding type II toxin-antitoxin system VapC family toxin, which yields MTTTLDSNVISALLRGEGTEAAIRRVLNASRQQGELLVCGVVHAELLAGPGITASLLDRFLDATGIRVDWLLEEAIWRSAGAAFAPYAGKRRTSGGGTPRRLLADFLIGAHAAVRGARLITLDAAHYKTSFADLEVVIPAW from the coding sequence ATGACGACGACGCTCGACTCCAATGTCATCAGCGCCCTGTTGCGGGGGGAAGGGACCGAGGCGGCCATCCGCCGCGTGCTCAACGCCTCCCGGCAGCAAGGGGAACTGCTAGTCTGCGGGGTTGTCCATGCGGAACTGCTGGCGGGGCCGGGCATCACCGCCTCGCTGCTCGACCGCTTTCTGGACGCAACGGGCATTCGCGTGGACTGGCTGCTGGAGGAGGCGATCTGGCGCTCAGCCGGAGCCGCCTTTGCTCCCTACGCCGGTAAGCGCAGGACTTCTGGCGGAGGTACGCCCCGGCGACTGCTCGCGGATTTCCTGATCGGCGCGCACGCGGCGGTACGTGGGGCGCGGCTGATTACCCTGGACGCCGCCCATTACAAGACGTCCTTCGCGGACCTGGAGGTCGTGATTCCCGCCTGGTAG
- the mazE gene encoding type II toxin-antitoxin system MazE family antitoxin, translated as MRTTLTSKGQLTLPVEVRKKLGLGQGTQLEVSVNDAGQVVMTPITEPEDPFAAWVGVVAPLPEGTSSVDFFRDLRTGDE; from the coding sequence ATGCGTACGACGCTGACCAGCAAGGGCCAACTGACGCTGCCGGTCGAGGTCCGCAAGAAACTCGGTCTGGGGCAGGGGACGCAGCTTGAGGTTTCGGTCAACGATGCGGGTCAGGTGGTGATGACGCCCATCACGGAGCCGGAGGACCCGTTCGCCGCCTGGGTTGGCGTGGTGGCCCCTCTTCCAGAGGGAACGTCTTCGGTGGACTTTTTCCGGGACCTCCGAACAGGCGATGAATGA
- a CDS encoding acyl-CoA carboxylase subunit beta: MTQPGLELQELIAAMEQRRAKVEAGGGPERQKKQREGGKLTARERIERLLDPGSFLELSTFVEHGGNRLMAGVEAPGEGVVTGRGTIGGRQVFVFSQDFTVLGGSLGKMNAAKVTKVMDLAAKTGCPVIGLNDSAGARIQEGVDSLSGYGEIFYRNAIYSGAVPQISAILGPCAGGAVYSPALTDFILMSRGSSYMFITGPEVIKSVTREDVTFDQLGGADVHTRRSGVAHLEYDGDEAVLDGIRDLLSYLPQNAREQPPVRECHDPVDRRNDRLLDLVTPDQRKPYAMHDVIHELVDDGDFLEIQPGWARNILCGFARLNGSPVGIVANNPKVMAGTLNIDASDKAARFIRTCDCYNVPILTLVDVTGFLPGVAQEHAGIIRHGAKMLYAYAEATVPKITLITRKSYGGAYLAMNSRDMGADVVYAWPTAAVAVMGAEGAANIVYRRDIQNSENPEATRAEKIKQYKDTFDNPYVAAAKGYIDDVIPMEDTRRVLIQTFGMLRDKAETRPYKKHGNMPL, from the coding sequence ATGACACAACCCGGGCTGGAATTGCAGGAGCTGATCGCCGCGATGGAGCAGCGCCGCGCGAAGGTCGAAGCGGGCGGCGGCCCCGAGCGCCAGAAAAAGCAGCGCGAGGGCGGCAAGCTCACCGCCCGCGAGCGCATCGAGCGCCTGCTCGACCCCGGCAGTTTTCTGGAACTCTCCACCTTCGTCGAACACGGCGGGAACCGCCTGATGGCGGGCGTCGAGGCCCCCGGCGAAGGTGTGGTGACCGGGCGCGGGACCATCGGCGGGCGGCAGGTCTTCGTCTTCAGCCAGGACTTCACCGTCCTCGGCGGCTCGCTGGGCAAGATGAACGCCGCCAAGGTCACGAAGGTCATGGACCTCGCCGCCAAGACGGGCTGCCCGGTCATCGGCCTGAACGACTCGGCGGGCGCGCGGATTCAGGAGGGGGTGGATAGTCTTAGCGGCTACGGCGAGATCTTCTACCGCAACGCGATCTACTCGGGCGCCGTGCCCCAGATCAGCGCGATCCTGGGACCCTGCGCGGGCGGCGCGGTGTACTCCCCCGCCCTGACCGACTTCATCCTGATGAGCCGGGGAAGTTCGTACATGTTCATCACCGGGCCGGAGGTCATCAAGTCCGTCACGCGCGAGGACGTGACCTTCGACCAGCTCGGCGGGGCGGACGTGCACACCCGCCGCTCGGGCGTCGCCCACCTGGAGTACGACGGGGACGAGGCGGTGCTCGACGGTATCCGCGACCTGCTCTCCTATCTGCCGCAGAACGCCCGTGAGCAACCGCCCGTGCGCGAGTGCCATGACCCCGTGGACCGCCGCAACGACCGCCTCCTCGACCTCGTGACGCCCGACCAGCGCAAGCCGTACGCGATGCACGACGTGATCCACGAACTCGTGGACGACGGCGACTTCCTCGAAATCCAGCCCGGCTGGGCGCGCAACATCCTCTGCGGCTTCGCGCGGCTGAACGGCTCTCCCGTGGGCATCGTGGCGAACAACCCCAAAGTGATGGCGGGGACGCTGAACATCGACGCCTCGGACAAGGCGGCCCGCTTCATCCGCACCTGCGACTGCTACAACGTCCCGATCCTGACGCTGGTGGACGTGACAGGCTTCCTGCCGGGGGTGGCGCAGGAGCACGCGGGGATCATCCGGCACGGGGCGAAGATGCTCTACGCCTACGCGGAGGCGACCGTCCCCAAGATCACCCTGATCACCCGCAAGAGCTACGGCGGGGCGTATCTCGCCATGAATTCCCGCGACATGGGCGCCGACGTGGTGTACGCCTGGCCCACCGCCGCCGTCGCCGTCATGGGCGCCGAGGGAGCGGCGAACATCGTCTACCGCCGCGACATCCAGAACTCGGAGAACCCGGAGGCCACCCGCGCCGAGAAGATCAAGCAGTATAAGGACACCTTCGACAACCCTTACGTGGCCGCCGCCAAGGGCTACATCGACGACGTGATCCCGATGGAGGACACCCGCCGCGTGCTGATCCAGACCTTCGGGATGCTGCGCGACAAGGCGGAGACGCGGCCGTACAAGAAGCACGGGAATATGCCGCTGTAA